A genomic region of Sideroxydans sp. CL21 contains the following coding sequences:
- the sucC gene encoding ADP-forming succinate--CoA ligase subunit beta: MKIHEYQGKEILREFGVPTPRGVACFSVEEAVAAAKQLGGKVWVVKAQIHAGGRGKGGGVKVAKSLDEVRQFAGQILGMHLITHQTGPEGQVVRRLLIEEGAQIVKEFYVGMVVDRASQRVALLASSEGGMEIEEVAKHSPEKIRTVRIDPVTGLTDKEGAEVARSIGIPDVANADAVKVLQGLYRAFVEKDAMLAEINPLIITADNRVVALDAKFNFDSNALYRRPEIVAYRDLDEEDPAEIEASKFELSYIQLDGNIGCLVNGAGLAMATMDIIKLYGGSPANFLDVGGGANKEKVTEAFKLMLKNPSLKAILVNIFGGIMKCDVIAEGVVAAAREVHLSVPLVVRLEGTNVELGKKILAESGLPIISGNDMADAAQKVVAAAKG, encoded by the coding sequence ATGAAAATCCACGAATACCAAGGTAAAGAGATACTGCGCGAGTTCGGCGTGCCGACCCCGCGCGGCGTAGCGTGTTTCAGTGTAGAGGAAGCGGTAGCTGCAGCCAAACAATTGGGTGGCAAGGTCTGGGTGGTAAAGGCACAGATCCATGCGGGTGGTCGCGGCAAGGGCGGCGGCGTGAAGGTTGCCAAGTCGCTGGATGAAGTCCGCCAGTTTGCTGGCCAGATTCTGGGTATGCACTTGATTACGCACCAGACCGGACCCGAAGGCCAGGTGGTGCGCCGATTACTGATCGAGGAAGGCGCGCAGATCGTCAAGGAATTCTACGTTGGCATGGTGGTGGATCGCGCTTCGCAGCGCGTTGCGCTGCTGGCTTCCAGCGAAGGCGGCATGGAGATCGAAGAGGTCGCCAAGCACTCACCGGAAAAGATTCGTACTGTTCGTATCGACCCTGTCACCGGTTTGACCGATAAAGAAGGCGCTGAAGTCGCACGCTCCATCGGTATTCCCGATGTGGCGAATGCCGACGCGGTCAAAGTGTTGCAAGGGCTGTATCGCGCCTTCGTCGAGAAAGATGCGATGCTGGCGGAGATCAATCCATTGATCATCACTGCGGATAACCGCGTGGTGGCGCTGGATGCGAAATTCAACTTCGATTCCAACGCGCTGTACCGGCGTCCCGAGATCGTAGCCTACCGCGACCTGGACGAAGAAGATCCGGCCGAGATCGAAGCGTCCAAGTTCGAGCTGAGCTACATCCAGCTCGACGGCAACATCGGCTGCCTGGTGAATGGCGCGGGGCTGGCGATGGCGACCATGGATATCATCAAGCTGTATGGCGGCAGTCCGGCCAACTTCCTCGATGTAGGCGGCGGCGCGAACAAGGAGAAGGTGACCGAGGCGTTCAAGCTGATGCTGAAGAACCCATCGCTCAAGGCAATCCTGGTCAACATCTTTGGCGGCATCATGAAGTGCGATGTGATCGCCGAGGGCGTGGTCGCAGCGGCTCGTGAGGTGCACCTCAGTGTACCGTTGGTGGTGCGTCTGGAAGGAACCAACGTCGAGCTTGGCAAAAAGATACTGGCTGAATCCGGATTGCCCATCATCTCCGGTAACGATATGGCGGACGCGGCACAAAAAGTCGTTGCGGCTGCGAAAGGTTAA
- a CDS encoding FHA domain-containing protein, which yields MPAKLILSMDGAVLKEYPLNKERTTIGRKPHNDIVIDNLAVSSDHAAIVTILNDSFLEDLDSTNGLAVNGTPTKKHFLQNNDVIEIGKYKLKYLNDQPTQTSAADFEKTMVLRAPVKMSPRDGFSKSPLDVTLTRKTEATAQFNATNSGMAAESSAAQPPAAVVQILNGPNAGKELELVKNLTTLGKPGVQVAVLARRPHGFFITHVEGGSFPTVNGSSIGEQPHQLRDHDLIELAGVKMEFYFKT from the coding sequence ATGCCGGCTAAATTGATACTCAGCATGGACGGAGCGGTGCTGAAAGAATATCCGCTGAACAAGGAACGCACCACGATAGGGCGTAAGCCGCACAACGATATCGTGATTGACAACCTTGCGGTAAGCAGTGATCACGCGGCCATCGTTACTATCCTGAACGATTCTTTCCTGGAAGACCTGGACAGCACCAACGGATTGGCCGTCAACGGTACGCCGACAAAAAAACACTTCTTGCAGAACAATGACGTGATCGAGATCGGCAAGTACAAACTGAAATATCTGAACGATCAGCCCACGCAAACTTCGGCGGCAGACTTTGAGAAGACCATGGTGTTGCGCGCGCCGGTAAAAATGTCGCCGAGGGACGGGTTTTCGAAATCCCCGCTGGATGTCACTTTGACACGCAAAACTGAAGCCACCGCACAGTTCAATGCAACAAACAGTGGTATGGCGGCAGAATCATCGGCCGCGCAACCCCCCGCAGCGGTGGTGCAAATATTGAACGGCCCCAATGCGGGCAAAGAGCTGGAACTGGTAAAGAACCTGACGACATTGGGAAAGCCTGGAGTGCAGGTGGCGGTGCTGGCACGTCGTCCGCACGGTTTTTTCATTACCCATGTGGAAGGTGGCAGCTTCCCCACTGTAAATGGTTCGTCTATAGGTGAGCAACCGCACCAACTGAGAGACCATGACCTCATCGAACTGGCCGGGGTAAAGATGGAGTTCTATTTCAAGACCTGA
- the sucD gene encoding succinate--CoA ligase subunit alpha, whose protein sequence is MSILINKNTKVITQGMTGKVGQFHTFHCKSYANGANCFVAGVNPKKAGEDFEGIPVYASVLDAKKATGATVSVIYVPPSGAAAAIDEAVEADLDLVICITEGIPVHDMLKTRYKMQGKRTLLIGPNCPGLITPDEIKIGIMPGHIHKKGRIGVVSRSGTLTYEAVGQLSALGYGQSSCVGIGGDPINGMKHIDVMRLFNDDPETDAVIMVGEIGGSDEEECARWIKGNMKKPVVGFIAGVTAPEGKRMGHAGAIISGGQGGANEKLAVMEECGIHITRNPAEMGRTMQKILKG, encoded by the coding sequence ATGTCCATACTCATCAACAAGAACACCAAAGTCATCACCCAGGGCATGACCGGCAAGGTCGGCCAGTTCCATACCTTCCATTGCAAGAGCTACGCGAACGGGGCGAATTGCTTCGTTGCGGGCGTGAACCCGAAAAAAGCCGGTGAAGACTTTGAAGGGATCCCGGTGTATGCCAGCGTGCTGGACGCGAAAAAAGCGACGGGTGCGACGGTTTCGGTGATCTACGTTCCGCCATCCGGCGCGGCAGCGGCAATCGACGAAGCGGTGGAAGCCGACCTGGATCTGGTGATCTGCATCACCGAAGGCATTCCGGTGCACGATATGCTCAAGACCCGCTACAAGATGCAGGGCAAGCGTACGCTACTCATCGGGCCAAACTGTCCCGGCCTCATCACTCCGGACGAGATCAAGATCGGCATCATGCCCGGACACATCCACAAGAAAGGCCGCATCGGCGTGGTGTCGCGCTCCGGTACGCTGACTTATGAAGCGGTCGGGCAGCTCAGCGCACTGGGGTACGGTCAGTCCTCCTGCGTGGGTATTGGTGGCGATCCCATCAACGGGATGAAGCATATCGATGTGATGCGTCTGTTCAACGACGATCCTGAAACCGATGCAGTCATCATGGTGGGCGAGATTGGCGGCAGCGATGAAGAAGAATGCGCGCGCTGGATCAAGGGCAACATGAAAAAGCCCGTGGTCGGTTTCATTGCCGGCGTCACGGCCCCGGAAGGAAAACGCATGGGCCATGCCGGTGCAATCATCTCCGGAGGTCAGGGCGGTGCCAACGAGAAGCTGGCGGTGATGGAAGAATGCGGCATACACATCACGCGCAATCCGGCGGAGATGGGGCGCACGATGCAAAAAATATTGAAGGGCTAG
- a CDS encoding adenylate/guanylate cyclase domain-containing protein encodes MKKHALLIALGLSLVLLFMGDAARFYRLGFVQFIDAKLYDYRLRLTLPAKGDDRIVILDIDEKSLKEEGRWPWGRDKMATLTEKLFDHYAVAVIGFDIVFAEEDSSSGLKVLEELGRNQLKNVTQYQSVLTRIKPQLEYDSLFADKIKNRNVVLGYFFSNSENGAARSISGVLPKAVFPPDTFKGRPINFFQFDSYGGNLPELQKNAVAAGHFTQAPDADGIVRRIPMIVEYEGAYYESLSLAVVRAALGMPRLSPGYAPGSDKNYGGLEWLTLESAQGNLRIPVDDKVSALVPYRGESRTFHYVSATDVLHDRVDLADMKNKIVLVGTSAQGLLDLRATPVDAVYPGVEVHANMISGILNQNIKQNPPYVLGENVLLVLVVGVVLAILLPMLSAMQGILVSVGALLIVVIFNGSMWVYGNIALPLAAGLIMILALFALNMTFGYFTTERTKRQITSLFGQYVPSEVVDEMSKNPEQVSMEGESREMTILFSDVRGFTTISEGLEPRELSLLMNEFLTPLSRVIYSYRGTIDKYMGDCIMAFWGAPLSDTRHAYHAVLSGLEMQRELSELQPHFRERGWPKIAIGVGINTGRVSVGNMGSEVRVAYTVMGDAVNLAARLEGITKEYGAGVLVGEVTKKDAPEFVYRELDLVRVKGKDKPVAIFEPLGLVGEVESAVLEEIKLFQQALRFYRKQEWDKAELQLYNLLKIAPRQKLYEVYGERIAYYRNNPPGEDWDGVFVFKTK; translated from the coding sequence GTGAAGAAGCACGCACTTCTTATTGCGCTCGGTTTGTCGCTAGTCCTTCTGTTTATGGGCGATGCCGCCAGGTTCTACCGCTTGGGCTTCGTCCAGTTTATCGACGCAAAACTCTACGATTACCGCTTGCGATTGACGTTGCCTGCCAAGGGGGACGATCGTATTGTCATTCTCGACATCGACGAAAAAAGCCTGAAAGAAGAGGGTCGTTGGCCTTGGGGGCGCGACAAGATGGCAACGTTGACGGAGAAATTATTCGATCACTATGCAGTGGCGGTGATTGGCTTCGACATCGTGTTTGCCGAGGAGGACAGCAGTTCAGGATTGAAAGTATTGGAGGAATTGGGACGCAATCAGCTCAAGAACGTGACGCAGTACCAGTCCGTACTGACCCGGATTAAGCCGCAACTCGAATACGACAGTTTGTTTGCCGACAAGATCAAGAACCGCAATGTCGTGCTGGGGTACTTCTTCTCCAACAGCGAAAATGGCGCCGCAAGAAGTATTTCCGGCGTGTTACCCAAAGCGGTGTTTCCCCCCGATACTTTCAAAGGACGGCCAATCAACTTTTTCCAATTTGACAGCTATGGCGGAAATTTGCCTGAACTGCAAAAAAACGCGGTCGCCGCGGGGCACTTTACCCAGGCTCCGGATGCCGATGGAATAGTGCGGCGCATTCCGATGATCGTCGAATACGAGGGGGCGTATTACGAGTCCCTGTCGCTTGCGGTCGTGCGCGCCGCACTGGGGATGCCCAGGTTGTCTCCGGGTTATGCGCCCGGCAGCGACAAGAACTATGGCGGGCTGGAGTGGCTGACGCTGGAATCGGCGCAGGGAAATCTGCGTATCCCGGTAGATGACAAGGTCAGCGCGCTGGTGCCTTATCGCGGAGAGAGCAGAACGTTCCATTATGTTTCTGCGACCGATGTCTTGCATGATCGGGTAGACCTGGCGGATATGAAGAACAAGATCGTGCTGGTCGGCACCTCTGCCCAGGGGTTGCTGGATTTGCGTGCTACTCCAGTTGATGCGGTGTATCCGGGAGTGGAAGTTCACGCCAACATGATTAGCGGCATCCTGAATCAAAACATCAAACAAAATCCGCCGTACGTGCTGGGCGAGAACGTGCTGTTGGTTCTGGTGGTCGGCGTGGTATTGGCCATCCTGCTGCCCATGCTGAGTGCGATGCAGGGCATTCTGGTTTCAGTGGGTGCGCTGTTGATTGTGGTTATATTCAATGGTTCGATGTGGGTATATGGCAATATTGCCTTGCCTCTGGCAGCAGGCCTGATCATGATTCTGGCGCTGTTCGCGCTGAACATGACTTTCGGTTACTTTACGACGGAACGTACCAAGCGCCAGATCACCAGCTTGTTCGGCCAGTATGTGCCAAGCGAAGTGGTGGACGAGATGAGCAAGAACCCGGAGCAGGTTTCGATGGAGGGTGAAAGCCGCGAAATGACTATTCTGTTCTCCGACGTGCGCGGCTTCACCACGATCTCGGAAGGGCTGGAACCCAGGGAGTTGTCGCTGCTGATGAACGAATTCCTGACGCCCTTATCACGCGTGATTTACAGCTATCGCGGCACAATTGATAAATACATGGGCGACTGTATCATGGCATTCTGGGGGGCGCCGTTGTCCGATACTCGCCATGCTTACCATGCAGTGTTGTCCGGGCTGGAAATGCAGCGAGAACTGAGCGAACTGCAGCCGCATTTCAGGGAACGCGGCTGGCCCAAGATTGCCATCGGCGTGGGCATCAACACCGGACGTGTGAGCGTCGGCAACATGGGCTCCGAAGTGCGCGTGGCTTATACCGTGATGGGCGATGCAGTGAACCTGGCGGCGCGTTTGGAAGGTATTACCAAGGAATATGGAGCCGGTGTGCTGGTGGGAGAGGTGACCAAAAAAGACGCTCCGGAATTTGTCTATCGCGAACTTGATCTGGTACGCGTCAAAGGAAAAGACAAACCGGTCGCGATCTTCGAGCCGCTCGGCCTGGTCGGCGAGGTCGAGTCCGCCGTACTTGAGGAAATCAAGTTGTTCCAACAGGCGTTAAGGTTTTACCGGAAGCAGGAATGGGACAAGGCGGAACTGCAACTGTATAACCTGTTGAAGATCGCCCCCCGGCAAAAATTGTATGAGGTATACGGAGAGCGCATCGCCTACTATCGCAACAATCCGCCCGGTGAGGACTGGGATGGCGTGTTCGTCTTCAAGACGAAATAA
- a CDS encoding universal stress protein codes for MKILIPVDGSVGANRAVEYVINSVAWLKEAPQVCLLNVQWRLASGNIKLFINQETINDYYREQGASALAEARAKLDAAGLAYSYHISIGSPAEAIVQYAQEQQADQIVMSAHGQDKLSNLLLGSVASKVTHLAGVPILLIK; via the coding sequence ATGAAAATATTGATTCCGGTAGATGGCTCGGTTGGAGCCAACCGAGCGGTGGAATACGTGATCAACAGTGTTGCCTGGTTAAAGGAAGCGCCGCAAGTATGTCTATTGAATGTGCAATGGAGATTGGCTTCCGGGAATATAAAACTATTTATCAATCAAGAAACTATAAATGATTACTATCGCGAGCAGGGTGCGTCCGCTTTGGCCGAGGCGCGCGCCAAGCTGGATGCGGCCGGGCTGGCATATAGTTATCACATCAGCATAGGATCGCCGGCAGAGGCTATTGTGCAATATGCGCAAGAGCAACAGGCGGATCAGATCGTGATGAGTGCGCATGGGCAGGATAAGTTGTCCAACTTGTTGCTAGGATCGGTGGCCAGTAAAGTCACTCACTTGGCTGGCGTTCCGATACTGCTGATTAAATGA
- a CDS encoding Stp1/IreP family PP2C-type Ser/Thr phosphatase, protein MDIHDALEIVSKTDPGMVRSHNEDSVTYDADLGLVVLADGMGGYNAGEVASGIAVSVLSTEVRHGLQDARPEDLGGTGEEMGVVLLRDNVKKANLSIFRAAQSQPQYAGMGTTIVTALFYDDRVAVVHVGDSRMYRLRGDEFESVTRDHSLLQEQIDSGMISKEDARLSKNKNLVTRAVGIDADVDPELHVHEVQVGDIYLLCSDGLNDMVEDEDIGTTLQMLQNNLPLAATQLIQLANDNGGRDNVSVILVKVKGRYAAPRGWWQKLYSWFGN, encoded by the coding sequence GTGGATATACATGATGCGCTTGAGATAGTCAGCAAGACCGACCCCGGGATGGTGCGCTCGCATAATGAGGACAGCGTCACTTACGATGCGGATCTCGGATTGGTGGTGCTGGCGGACGGCATGGGCGGATATAATGCCGGCGAAGTGGCGAGCGGGATCGCCGTTTCGGTGCTGTCTACCGAGGTGCGGCATGGTCTGCAGGATGCACGCCCGGAAGACTTGGGCGGGACCGGCGAGGAAATGGGCGTGGTTTTGCTGCGCGACAATGTGAAGAAGGCCAACCTGTCTATCTTCCGCGCTGCGCAGAGTCAGCCGCAATATGCCGGGATGGGCACGACCATCGTCACCGCTTTGTTCTACGATGATCGGGTGGCAGTGGTGCACGTCGGCGATTCGCGCATGTATCGTTTGCGCGGCGATGAGTTTGAATCCGTTACGCGCGATCATTCGCTGTTGCAGGAGCAGATCGACAGCGGGATGATCAGCAAGGAAGACGCGCGCTTGTCCAAGAACAAGAATCTGGTGACCCGCGCGGTCGGCATCGATGCCGACGTCGACCCAGAATTGCATGTTCATGAGGTCCAAGTCGGTGACATATATTTATTGTGCTCCGACGGTCTGAACGATATGGTCGAGGATGAGGATATCGGGACGACGCTGCAGATGCTGCAAAACAATTTGCCTTTGGCGGCAACCCAACTGATACAACTGGCCAATGACAATGGCGGACGCGACAACGTGTCGGTCATTCTGGTCAAGGTAAAGGGGCGCTACGCAGCCCCTCGCGGATGGTGGCAAAAGTTGTATTCATGGTTCGGAAATTGA
- a CDS encoding TerC family protein, giving the protein MLEMLASTQFWLDVFKIIVIDLLLSGDNAVVIALACRNLPLEQRKRGILYGVVGAIILRVILTFFAVSLFSLPYLKLVGALLLIWIGIKLIQPEEEEHGEGNIKADTHLWGAVKTIIIADFVMSLDNVLGVAGAANGNITLLIFGLLVSIPLIAWSSQLVLKLIDRFPFIIYAGGALLGYVAGEMLAGETLFKTLLEPQHVLHWVIPVVGALLVLVVGKWLAVRKTAKARVIDLLDEHVPASHDKS; this is encoded by the coding sequence ATGCTGGAGATGCTGGCAAGCACCCAGTTCTGGCTGGATGTGTTCAAGATCATCGTTATCGACTTGCTGCTGTCCGGAGATAACGCAGTCGTGATCGCGCTTGCCTGCCGTAACCTGCCGTTGGAGCAACGCAAACGGGGTATTTTATACGGCGTGGTCGGGGCGATCATCCTGCGCGTCATACTTACCTTTTTTGCGGTCAGCCTTTTTTCGCTGCCGTACCTCAAGCTGGTTGGTGCTTTATTGCTGATCTGGATCGGCATCAAACTGATCCAGCCGGAGGAAGAAGAACACGGCGAGGGTAATATCAAAGCCGACACTCACCTTTGGGGGGCGGTAAAAACGATCATCATCGCCGATTTTGTGATGAGTCTGGATAACGTGCTGGGTGTGGCAGGCGCGGCAAATGGCAACATTACTCTGCTGATATTCGGCCTGCTGGTGAGCATCCCTCTCATCGCCTGGAGCAGCCAACTGGTATTGAAACTGATCGACCGGTTTCCTTTCATCATCTACGCGGGAGGCGCGCTGTTGGGCTATGTAGCGGGTGAGATGCTGGCAGGGGAGACGCTTTTCAAAACATTGCTGGAACCGCAACATGTGTTGCACTGGGTGATCCCGGTTGTAGGTGCTCTCCTGGTATTGGTGGTTGGCAAGTGGCTGGCAGTCCGCAAGACGGCAAAAGCACGAGTAATCGACTTGCTGGATGAGCATGTTCCGGCCTCTCACGACAAATCCTGA
- a CDS encoding cytochrome c3 family protein — translation MKRTGRVLGKVLAAMLAVFALQAMADTQMAGRDFDHMNTGFPLVGGHATAACEICHVAGVFKGTPRNCDNCHALGRRVVATPKPTNHIVTDAPCESCHFNTFTFLGARYNHGTALPGQCATCHNGMISTGRPTSHNVGLKATGSCDSCHRSYSFLPASWNHVGVIPGSCANAGCHVQGANQYYRSTATHVYNLMRNNACDDCHNVISWTPRHIAPTKLCNGCHNDADAKGPASFAGHVAITATQNCTDCHTTTTMNSVSWAGALGATPAGHVTYTPGVPCTVCHTGTTVATGAALHAYLSQTACNSCHYTGTVVYAPNHPPQQSSHKGNVTCSSSSCHAPAGRTGTAYINWN, via the coding sequence ATGAAACGAACGGGACGGGTATTGGGCAAAGTGCTTGCCGCGATGTTGGCGGTATTTGCACTACAGGCGATGGCCGACACGCAAATGGCCGGGCGCGACTTCGATCACATGAATACAGGCTTTCCTCTGGTCGGTGGGCATGCCACGGCCGCCTGCGAGATATGCCACGTTGCGGGCGTGTTCAAGGGCACCCCCAGGAATTGTGATAACTGCCACGCGCTGGGAAGGCGCGTGGTGGCGACACCAAAGCCCACCAACCACATTGTGACCGACGCACCCTGCGAGTCCTGCCACTTCAATACTTTCACCTTCCTCGGGGCGCGCTACAACCACGGAACCGCACTGCCTGGGCAATGCGCAACCTGTCACAACGGAATGATCTCGACCGGCAGGCCAACAAGCCACAATGTCGGTTTGAAAGCGACCGGCTCTTGCGACAGTTGCCACAGATCCTATTCCTTCCTTCCCGCAAGCTGGAATCACGTCGGTGTGATACCGGGTAGTTGTGCCAATGCGGGCTGCCATGTTCAGGGTGCCAACCAGTATTACAGGTCGACAGCGACCCATGTTTATAACCTTATGCGCAACAATGCATGCGACGATTGTCATAACGTTATTTCCTGGACGCCAAGGCATATCGCGCCAACCAAGCTTTGCAATGGCTGCCACAACGATGCCGATGCAAAGGGGCCTGCCTCATTCGCGGGCCATGTCGCCATTACCGCAACCCAAAATTGCACAGACTGCCATACCACCACAACCATGAATTCAGTGAGTTGGGCCGGCGCGTTGGGTGCTACTCCGGCAGGGCATGTTACCTATACTCCCGGAGTCCCCTGCACCGTTTGTCATACCGGGACGACAGTGGCGACGGGCGCGGCTTTGCATGCCTATCTATCGCAGACGGCATGCAATTCCTGTCATTACACAGGTACCGTTGTCTACGCACCTAATCATCCGCCGCAACAAAGTAGTCACAAGGGTAACGTAACCTGCTCGAGTAGTTCGTGCCACGCACCCGCAGGTAGAACTGGAACTGCTTATATAAACTGGAATTGA
- a CDS encoding serine/threonine-protein kinase has translation MKKSFWKTDGFTALLIALVFLFSANSDLIQSLERKAYDWGVLASSRSPSDKIAVIAIDDQSIANLGRWPWPRAIQGKMLDILASGHAKVVGNTAFFFEPQVDAGLDYINKIGAILADSSLKRSNPDEWAQLDALMQDAMDHLDNDKKLAESMLKANNVLLGMYFELGEPQGKPDSALPDYVLKNNLTNVVGGENSALPIPALGAQFPIPSIGATALAIGHLNATPDVDGAVRTEPLVIGYFDQYYPSLSLMLVAKSLNLDPKDIKVTLGQRVKVGNLNIATDPSLRMHTFFYGDRDGKPAFQVDSFYDVLSGKIPAEKYRDKIVLIGATAAGVGASQVTPISAGTSPVLTLAHSVSSILKQDFFVTPRWAFWAQSAVFLAVSLYLILLVPRLSAGLAAAITGGLFVLLLAVHFILMTTQAMWLQLMLPAALLLVGHLLLTTKRFLMTEKGKLKSDADSAESNRMLGLAFQGQGQLDMAFDKFRKVPLDDSLMDVLYNLGLDFERKRQFNKAESVFRYMADHNPKFRDLEARTAQSKAMAETIVLGGSASRSNDSTMKLDRPGLAKPMLGRYEIEKELGKGAMGVVYLGKDPKISRIVAIKTMALAQEFEADELEDVKARFFREAETAGRLNHPNIVTMYDAGEEHDLAYIAMEFLKGKDLVMYTKQPNLLPLHRVLSIIARVADALGYAHSLNVVHRDIKPANIMYDPESDTVKVTDFGIARITDSSKTKTGMVLGTPSYMSPEQLSGVRIEGHSDLFSLGVSLYQLACGKLPFAGDSMAQLMFRIANEPPLDILSVDPDVPPCVVAIINKALAKKIEDRYESGHAMAEAIRQCAASL, from the coding sequence ATGAAGAAATCATTTTGGAAAACGGATGGGTTCACCGCTTTGCTGATCGCATTGGTGTTCCTGTTCAGCGCCAATAGTGATTTGATACAAAGCCTGGAGCGCAAAGCCTATGACTGGGGCGTGCTGGCTTCTTCCCGGTCGCCCAGCGACAAAATCGCGGTTATCGCCATCGACGACCAGAGCATCGCCAACCTTGGACGTTGGCCGTGGCCGCGGGCGATTCAGGGCAAGATGCTGGACATTCTGGCTTCGGGACATGCCAAGGTGGTCGGGAACACCGCTTTTTTCTTCGAGCCGCAAGTCGATGCAGGCTTGGACTATATCAACAAGATCGGCGCAATCCTTGCTGACTCTTCCCTGAAACGCAGCAATCCTGATGAATGGGCACAACTGGATGCATTGATGCAGGATGCCATGGATCATCTGGATAATGACAAAAAATTGGCAGAAAGCATGCTCAAGGCCAACAATGTGCTGTTGGGCATGTACTTTGAGTTGGGTGAGCCCCAGGGTAAACCGGATAGCGCGCTTCCGGACTATGTCCTCAAGAACAACCTGACCAATGTGGTGGGCGGCGAAAATTCCGCATTGCCCATTCCTGCCCTCGGTGCGCAATTTCCCATCCCCTCCATCGGCGCGACTGCCTTGGCCATCGGCCATCTCAATGCCACGCCGGATGTGGATGGCGCGGTGCGCACCGAGCCGCTGGTGATCGGCTATTTCGACCAATACTATCCCTCGCTGTCGCTGATGCTGGTGGCCAAGAGCCTGAATCTCGATCCAAAAGATATCAAGGTCACATTGGGGCAGAGGGTCAAGGTGGGCAACCTGAACATTGCCACTGATCCGTCACTGCGCATGCACACTTTCTTCTACGGTGACCGTGACGGAAAACCTGCATTCCAGGTGGATTCCTTTTACGACGTGTTGAGCGGCAAGATTCCCGCGGAGAAATACCGCGACAAAATTGTGCTGATCGGCGCTACCGCGGCCGGGGTGGGCGCGTCGCAAGTCACGCCGATCTCCGCCGGGACTTCGCCTGTGTTGACGCTGGCACATTCGGTCTCCAGTATCCTCAAGCAGGACTTCTTCGTTACGCCGAGATGGGCATTCTGGGCCCAGAGCGCTGTCTTCCTTGCGGTTTCGCTTTACCTGATCCTGCTGGTGCCGCGCCTGAGCGCGGGATTGGCAGCGGCTATCACGGGCGGGCTGTTCGTGCTGTTGCTGGCGGTTCATTTCATCCTGATGACGACGCAAGCCATGTGGCTGCAATTGATGTTGCCTGCGGCACTGCTGCTGGTCGGCCATCTGTTGTTGACGACCAAACGTTTCCTGATGACGGAAAAGGGCAAGCTCAAATCCGATGCCGATTCCGCAGAAAGCAATCGCATGCTGGGCTTGGCGTTCCAGGGCCAGGGGCAACTGGATATGGCCTTCGACAAGTTTCGCAAAGTGCCGCTGGACGACAGCTTGATGGATGTGTTGTACAACCTCGGGCTGGATTTCGAGCGCAAGCGCCAATTCAACAAGGCCGAATCGGTATTCAGGTACATGGCCGACCACAACCCCAAGTTCCGCGACCTGGAAGCGCGAACGGCACAATCCAAGGCAATGGCGGAGACAATTGTGCTCGGCGGTTCTGCTAGTCGGAGCAACGACAGCACGATGAAATTGGATCGACCCGGACTGGCCAAGCCCATGCTGGGGCGCTACGAAATCGAGAAGGAACTGGGCAAGGGTGCGATGGGTGTGGTCTATCTGGGCAAGGATCCCAAGATCAGCCGCATTGTGGCGATCAAAACCATGGCTTTGGCGCAAGAGTTCGAGGCGGATGAGCTGGAAGATGTCAAAGCCCGTTTTTTCCGCGAGGCCGAAACGGCCGGGCGCCTGAACCATCCCAATATCGTCACGATGTACGATGCGGGCGAAGAGCATGATCTGGCGTATATCGCGATGGAGTTCCTCAAGGGCAAGGATCTGGTGATGTATACCAAGCAGCCCAATTTATTGCCGCTGCACAGGGTGTTGAGCATCATTGCGCGCGTGGCGGATGCGCTGGGCTATGCGCATAGCCTGAACGTGGTGCACCGTGATATCAAGCCCGCCAACATTATGTATGACCCGGAAAGCGATACGGTAAAGGTCACCGACTTCGGTATTGCGCGCATCACGGATTCGTCCAAGACGAAGACCGGCATGGTGCTGGGTACGCCTTCCTATATGTCGCCGGAGCAATTGTCGGGTGTCAGGATCGAGGGGCATTCCGACCTGTTCTCGCTGGGTGTGAGCCTGTACCAACTGGCGTGTGGTAAGCTGCCGTTCGCTGGTGATTCCATGGCGCAGTTGATGTTCCGGATCGCCAACGAGCCACCACTGGACATTCTGAGCGTCGATCCGGATGTGCCACCGTGCGTAGTGGCAATCATAAACAAGGCGCTGGCCAAGAAGATCGAAGACCGCTATGAAAGCGGTCACGCGATGGCCGAAGCGATACGGCAATGTGCAGCGAGCTTGTAA